One window from the genome of Fulvivirga lutea encodes:
- a CDS encoding endonuclease domain-containing protein, with protein MSEQINNKPELKEYRKELRNNATPAEKTLWRFLRNKQLQGRKFRRQFSVGNYILDFYCTSEKLCIELDGAGHYNDAQFEYDRDRTLFLNHLGIRVIRFENKEVFESLEAVLECIKNAFENKD; from the coding sequence ATGAGTGAGCAGATTAATAACAAACCTGAATTAAAGGAATATAGAAAAGAGCTCAGAAATAACGCGACACCTGCTGAGAAAACCTTATGGCGGTTTTTAAGAAATAAACAATTGCAAGGAAGAAAATTCAGAAGACAGTTTAGTGTGGGGAATTACATTTTGGACTTCTATTGCACTTCAGAAAAATTATGTATTGAATTGGATGGTGCTGGTCATTATAATGATGCACAGTTTGAATATGACAGAGATAGAACACTATTTTTGAACCATCTCGGCATTCGAGTGATTAGATTTGAAAATAAAGAAGTTTTTGAATCGCTTGAAGCTGTTTTGGAGTGTATTAAAAATGCATTTGAAAATAAGGATTAG
- a CDS encoding class I SAM-dependent DNA methyltransferase, which yields MSITTNIKGIRDIMRKDTGVDGDAQRISQMVWMLFMKIFADKEEEWEITIDSYESPIPEKLKWQNWASDEEGLTGDQLMEFINNELFPTLKELDITVSPQAKIIRAVFEDTYNYMKNGTLFRQVINEINKIDFNNTKERHLFNDIYETILKELQSAGSSGEYYTPRAVTQFMVDMVNPQLGEKILDPACGTGGFLTCSIEHVREQVNTPEDREVFQASITGIEKKPLPHLLCTTNLMLHGFDVPAVRRDNLLSKPYSDWGANDKVDVVLSNPPFGGVEEDGTETNFPQKFRTKETADLFLVLIIRLLKDGGRCAVVLPDGTLFGEGVKTRIKEELMERCRLHTIVRLPNGVFNPYTGIKTNVLFFEKGTPTKDVWYFEHPYPAGVKSYNKGKPINIKEFDLEKAWWNNREDEQFAKHAWKVDAQEIKDRGYNLDIKNPHQESDDLASPEELLKQYNATSAKVSAIQGEIIKVLNEALS from the coding sequence ATGAGCATAACAACCAACATTAAAGGAATCCGTGACATCATGCGGAAGGATACAGGAGTAGATGGAGATGCACAGCGTATTTCGCAAATGGTGTGGATGCTGTTTATGAAAATATTTGCCGACAAGGAAGAGGAATGGGAAATAACCATAGACAGCTATGAAAGCCCTATCCCTGAAAAACTTAAATGGCAGAATTGGGCCTCTGATGAAGAAGGCCTTACGGGAGATCAACTGATGGAGTTCATTAACAATGAGCTCTTCCCTACACTCAAAGAATTAGACATTACTGTAAGCCCTCAGGCCAAGATCATCCGTGCTGTATTTGAGGATACTTACAACTACATGAAGAATGGCACGCTCTTCCGACAGGTGATTAACGAGATCAATAAGATTGACTTTAATAACACCAAAGAAAGGCACCTATTCAATGATATTTATGAGACAATACTAAAAGAATTGCAATCAGCAGGTTCTTCTGGTGAATATTATACTCCAAGAGCAGTTACGCAGTTTATGGTAGACATGGTTAACCCACAGTTAGGTGAAAAGATCCTTGACCCTGCTTGTGGTACGGGAGGATTCCTCACCTGCTCTATTGAGCATGTACGTGAGCAAGTGAATACACCTGAGGATAGAGAAGTCTTTCAGGCCTCTATTACGGGTATTGAGAAAAAGCCTTTGCCTCACTTGTTGTGTACTACCAACCTAATGTTGCATGGCTTTGATGTGCCTGCAGTACGTAGAGATAACTTACTCTCCAAACCATATAGTGATTGGGGAGCGAATGACAAGGTAGATGTGGTACTCTCCAATCCACCGTTCGGAGGTGTCGAAGAAGACGGTACAGAAACCAACTTCCCACAAAAGTTTAGAACTAAAGAAACTGCTGACCTTTTCCTGGTATTGATTATACGATTATTGAAAGATGGTGGCCGTTGTGCTGTGGTATTGCCCGATGGCACTTTGTTCGGTGAAGGTGTTAAAACCCGTATCAAAGAAGAGTTGATGGAGCGTTGTCGCCTCCATACTATTGTGCGTTTACCTAATGGAGTGTTTAACCCTTATACAGGCATTAAGACCAATGTGCTGTTTTTCGAGAAAGGTACGCCTACGAAAGACGTGTGGTACTTCGAGCATCCTTACCCTGCTGGGGTGAAGAGCTACAACAAAGGAAAGCCGATTAACATTAAGGAATTTGACTTAGAAAAAGCATGGTGGAACAACCGTGAAGACGAGCAGTTTGCCAAACACGCTTGGAAGGTTGATGCCCAAGAAATTAAAGACCGAGGCTATAACCTCGATATCAAAAACCCTCACCAAGAAAGCGATGACTTGGCTTCTCCAGAAGAGTTGCTGAAGCAATACAATGCCACTTCTGCAAAAGTGAGTGCCATCCAAGGTGAAATAATTAAAGTACTAAATGAAGCCCTCTCCTAG
- a CDS encoding restriction endonuclease subunit S, giving the protein MKLLEIFKDLTVHPKNAQELKGLILQLAIQAKLTKKWREQNPNVQPASVLLKKIQEEKAQLIKEKKIKKENIPPVDLAEVYFNIPDSWVWERLGQIGFVFNGDSVNKSIKEAKYANLKEGFPYIATKDVGYLNDPINHDNGVKIPFNEPKFKVARKGTVLICSEGGSAGKKMGILEQDSCFGNKLYAIEQFGGIQSVYIQSIYGSESFGSAFKESMTGIIGGISSSAFKSLYVPLPPLEEQKAIVEIVNQLFTEVEALEEQTKVRVQLKEDFVTSALQQLTTGDTIEQWSFLRDHFKTFFTEKSSVKKLRESILQLAVQGKLTQHWRSENPVQETAAELLEKIKAEKAQLIKDKKIKKEKPLPEITEDEIPYELPEDWVWCRLGEVVSLKSGQDLKPSEYSDKEDFGLPYITGASNLKDEKVIINRWTNAPRSLAKKGDLLLTCKGSGVGKMGWLHVDSAHIARQIMALDTFLSPLDFVKIIMDVNAMTYRRNANGLIPGIDRNTVLYTLIAFPPSEEQQTIVTKVNALMALCDALEQEIENSTNQVEQLMQSCLREVFEGADQK; this is encoded by the coding sequence ATGAAATTACTCGAAATATTCAAAGATCTAACTGTACACCCTAAAAATGCTCAAGAGCTGAAGGGTCTGATTTTGCAATTGGCCATACAAGCGAAACTGACAAAAAAATGGCGTGAACAAAACCCTAATGTGCAGCCGGCTTCTGTTTTATTGAAGAAGATACAAGAAGAGAAAGCTCAACTCATTAAAGAGAAAAAGATAAAGAAGGAGAACATACCTCCTGTTGATTTGGCAGAAGTTTATTTCAATATACCAGATTCATGGGTATGGGAAAGGTTAGGTCAAATTGGTTTCGTTTTCAATGGAGATAGTGTTAATAAAAGTATCAAAGAAGCTAAGTATGCAAATTTAAAAGAAGGATTTCCTTATATAGCCACTAAAGATGTTGGTTATTTAAACGATCCAATTAATCATGATAATGGCGTGAAAATACCTTTTAATGAGCCAAAATTTAAAGTAGCAAGGAAAGGTACAGTCTTGATTTGTTCTGAAGGTGGCAGTGCTGGAAAAAAAATGGGGATTTTAGAGCAAGATTCATGCTTTGGAAATAAGCTCTATGCTATTGAGCAGTTTGGTGGGATTCAATCGGTATATATTCAATCTATTTATGGTTCAGAATCTTTTGGAAGTGCATTCAAAGAAAGCATGACTGGTATAATTGGCGGTATTTCCAGCAGCGCTTTTAAAAGTTTATATGTTCCACTCCCACCCCTCGAAGAACAAAAAGCAATTGTTGAAATCGTGAATCAGTTGTTTACCGAAGTAGAAGCCTTGGAGGAGCAAACCAAAGTACGGGTACAACTCAAAGAAGACTTTGTAACTTCTGCCTTGCAACAACTCACCACAGGCGATACTATTGAGCAATGGTCGTTTTTACGAGACCACTTCAAAACCTTCTTTACCGAAAAGAGTTCAGTTAAAAAGCTGCGAGAAAGCATCTTACAATTAGCTGTTCAAGGTAAACTCACCCAACATTGGCGTAGCGAAAACCCTGTGCAAGAAACCGCTGCTGAGTTGTTGGAGAAAATCAAAGCTGAGAAAGCCCAACTCATTAAGGATAAAAAAATCAAAAAGGAAAAACCACTTCCCGAAATCACCGAAGACGAAATTCCCTATGAACTACCAGAGGACTGGGTTTGGTGTAGATTGGGGGAGGTTGTTAGTTTAAAGTCTGGACAAGACCTTAAGCCATCAGAATATTCCGACAAGGAAGATTTTGGCTTACCATACATTACAGGTGCAAGTAACTTAAAAGATGAAAAGGTAATAATTAATAGATGGACTAACGCTCCAAGGTCCTTAGCCAAAAAAGGAGATCTACTTCTCACTTGTAAGGGCTCTGGCGTTGGCAAAATGGGTTGGTTACATGTGGATTCTGCTCATATTGCCCGTCAAATTATGGCTTTGGATACTTTTTTATCACCATTAGATTTTGTGAAAATTATAATGGACGTGAATGCAATGACATATAGAAGAAATGCTAATGGTTTGATACCTGGCATAGATAGAAATACTGTTCTATATACTTTAATTGCATTTCCTCCATCAGAAGAACAACAAACGATAGTAACAAAGGTAAATGCCTTAATGGCTTTATGTGATGCCTTAGAACAAGAAATAGAAAACAGCACTAACCAAGTAGAGCAGCTTATGCAAAGTTGTTTGAGGGAGGTATTTGAGGGTGCTGATCAGAAATAG
- a CDS encoding coiled-coil domain-containing protein, with protein sequence MTINFLLNELPWYLLGIWTFYSLYVSYAYKTSVRNRWTNYYIFESIPSVFITLGLLGTFAGITYGLIYFDTDPEFIKTSITDLLDGLKNAFYTSLYGICGNLIFSKIVKYKMVRGIAVEPEYENELQELKNINANLIGMSDKIANQIDSAIVESLKGMVEDVNNTFKSFINELVEKNFDKLTEAINQLIEWQREYRLEIQSIKEAYESLVNKHKEFTETTYTWVDKLDEIAGQTSQLAMIIDEFKAITDDDSKFSKIITEVKESTANMQTTSKALEEHSNKLDEVRLAFIDSKNEISEWLEREDGVRDSTNALSHSLQELRKFEISTIEKLDEKFMKDLEATFKTFDSLIKEYILYLQTQINEKK encoded by the coding sequence ATGACAATTAATTTTTTACTTAATGAATTACCCTGGTACCTTCTAGGTATTTGGACTTTTTATTCATTATATGTCAGTTATGCATATAAAACATCAGTTAGAAATAGATGGACCAATTACTACATATTTGAATCAATCCCCTCTGTTTTTATAACCCTTGGACTACTTGGTACTTTCGCAGGCATAACTTATGGTTTAATCTATTTTGATACCGACCCTGAGTTCATCAAAACCAGTATAACAGATCTACTTGACGGATTGAAAAATGCTTTTTACACATCACTATATGGTATCTGCGGTAATCTGATTTTTTCAAAAATTGTAAAGTATAAAATGGTTCGTGGAATAGCAGTAGAACCAGAATATGAAAACGAACTACAAGAATTAAAAAATATCAATGCTAACCTCATTGGTATGTCAGACAAAATTGCCAATCAAATTGATTCTGCAATAGTTGAATCACTTAAAGGCATGGTTGAGGATGTAAATAACACCTTCAAGTCATTTATTAATGAATTGGTCGAAAAGAACTTTGACAAACTCACTGAAGCAATTAATCAACTTATAGAATGGCAGCGAGAATACAGGCTTGAAATCCAATCTATAAAAGAGGCTTATGAATCATTAGTAAATAAACATAAAGAGTTTACAGAAACAACATATACTTGGGTAGATAAATTGGACGAAATAGCAGGTCAGACATCTCAACTAGCTATGATCATTGATGAGTTTAAAGCCATAACAGATGATGACTCCAAATTCAGTAAAATAATAACTGAGGTAAAGGAGTCTACCGCCAATATGCAAACCACATCAAAAGCGTTGGAAGAACATTCTAATAAACTTGATGAAGTGCGATTAGCATTCATAGATTCAAAAAATGAGATTTCTGAGTGGTTAGAGAGAGAAGATGGTGTAAGGGATAGTACTAATGCATTATCACACTCCTTACAAGAACTTAGAAAATTTGAAATAAGCACTATTGAAAAGTTAGATGAAAAGTTCATGAAAGATCTTGAGGCTACTTTTAAAACATTCGACTCATTAATCAAAGAGTACATACTTTACTTACAAACTCAAATCAATGAGAAGAAGTAA
- a CDS encoding OmpA/MotB family protein codes for MRRSKNESNWISLADMMTGLMVIFMFIAINYILQIIEYKFVENDIYNALLEEFKKEIESEELDLSPDGTVTFNPENKILFNTGSSRLTRDFNDILDDFIPRYIETLSNFENIDYVKEIRIEGHTDNDPPKSGEDSYKYNLNLSSNRAQNVLDKLRNSNAYLTLPDSMKDRLEFLFTANGMSYSRALNKSSEIIYASSDKEIDKNLSRRVEFRVITSSDKLAEEIYSKRDSIK; via the coding sequence ATGAGAAGAAGTAAAAATGAATCTAATTGGATATCCCTAGCGGATATGATGACTGGACTAATGGTGATATTTATGTTCATTGCCATTAATTATATATTGCAAATTATAGAGTACAAATTCGTAGAAAATGACATCTACAATGCTTTATTAGAAGAGTTCAAAAAGGAAATTGAATCAGAAGAGCTTGATCTTAGTCCTGATGGCACAGTTACCTTTAATCCAGAGAATAAAATTCTTTTTAATACAGGGAGTAGTAGGTTAACGAGAGACTTTAATGATATACTTGACGATTTCATTCCTCGCTATATTGAAACATTGAGCAATTTTGAAAATATAGATTATGTAAAAGAAATACGTATTGAAGGTCATACAGATAATGACCCTCCAAAATCAGGTGAGGATAGCTATAAATACAATTTAAACCTATCATCGAATAGGGCCCAAAATGTTTTAGATAAATTGAGAAACTCTAATGCATATTTAACACTGCCTGATTCAATGAAAGACAGGCTCGAATTTTTGTTTACGGCAAATGGCATGTCATATTCAAGAGCATTAAATAAGTCGAGTGAAATAATTTATGCCAGTTCAGATAAAGAAATAGATAAAAATTTATCCCGAAGAGTAGAGTTTAGAGTAATTACATCTAGTGATAAATTGGCTGAAGAAATTTATTCTAAAAGAGATTCTATAAAATGA
- a CDS encoding HNH endonuclease signature motif containing protein: MIYDFLKGKSSEWLESKLLRKLKTESHFNYAPVFNATWNKIKVSNSFYYHEEDECINYMFAYKNKYATEHWGHLPRFHIAECEVRQQYSNYVFASQMPVGIYCTDKRVNIGQHKLELCSKCNKEITLFSFGSPDKEWFDVILDIASKKHKKYVPSEISRTGYTKDWGQVSYARRAQEDFTCEGCKIQLLHDDAYYLEVHHKNRKKEDNRKKNLKVLCIECHSEVDDLHRKNYSQGDNALKLSSFKNRFRN; this comes from the coding sequence ATGATTTACGATTTCTTAAAAGGCAAATCATCAGAATGGCTTGAAAGTAAGCTTTTAAGAAAACTCAAAACTGAAAGCCATTTTAACTACGCCCCTGTATTTAATGCTACCTGGAATAAAATTAAGGTTAGCAATAGCTTCTATTATCATGAAGAAGATGAATGTATAAATTACATGTTCGCATATAAAAACAAATATGCGACCGAGCATTGGGGTCATTTACCAAGGTTTCATATAGCAGAATGCGAAGTACGTCAGCAGTATTCTAATTATGTTTTTGCTAGTCAAATGCCTGTAGGCATCTATTGTACAGATAAAAGAGTAAATATTGGACAACATAAACTTGAGCTATGCTCAAAATGCAACAAGGAAATAACACTCTTTTCTTTTGGGTCACCCGACAAAGAATGGTTCGATGTGATTTTAGATATTGCCTCTAAAAAACACAAAAAATATGTGCCTTCTGAAATTAGTAGAACAGGTTATACAAAAGATTGGGGGCAAGTATCTTATGCACGTAGAGCACAGGAAGATTTCACCTGTGAAGGGTGCAAGATTCAATTATTACATGATGACGCATATTACTTGGAAGTACATCATAAAAACAGAAAGAAAGAAGATAATAGAAAGAAGAATCTAAAAGTACTGTGTATTGAGTGTCACAGTGAAGTTGATGACTTACATAGGAAGAACTATAGTCAAGGCGATAATGCATTGAAATTATCGAGTTTTAAAAATCGTTTTAGAAATTGA
- a CDS encoding DUF349 domain-containing protein, with protein sequence MMDNEKELQEQGREEIPSVTPENGEELKSEATESEKVEASKSETDEVEIASNNPTVSESEDSTEEKTEEPQADATESQEGSKSKKEVKLNTEEDLSEKSDDEDEEEEEHEDVDYSNLNKEELVAAIRELSQSSNFIKAERKAREIKPYFDEIKDKERQAALDKFIADGGEEADFDFKNDELTDRFEANYKLIRDHKIQYVKDQENRKDANLKKKQEILEKLREFVDSEETNIEFNAFKAIQNEWKEVGPVPGAYAKTLWANYNALVDRFYDNRHIYFELKELDRKKNLESKLELCEKAEALSKVENVSQAIKDLNDLHHEFKHIGPVPNDEREPLWQRFKAASDAVYDRRKDFIEGLKEELEANLVVKEELAKQVQEFTQFDSDRIKEWNKKTKELQEIQKKWEATGGLPRAKAKEINKTFWSAFKTFFNNKGQFFKKLDSMREGNLEKKKELLEKANELKTSTEWQKTANELKKLQNQWREIGPVPEKFRESVYREFKEACDYFFDQKRAQLGEAEKDFSENLKKKEAICEEIVKLAENKTSDLDKFRELQDQFNEIGFVPKNAISKIKSKWSEAVDKFINSIEGITNEERQKIRIENQINKLKSGPNASDKIYRKEQTIRKQIGQLENDIAVWKNNMEFFANSKTADKLKGEFETKIDAASKELKGLKSQLRIVREYS encoded by the coding sequence ATGATGGACAACGAGAAGGAACTACAAGAACAGGGAAGAGAGGAAATACCATCTGTTACACCTGAAAATGGTGAAGAACTTAAGAGTGAAGCTACAGAATCAGAAAAAGTAGAAGCATCTAAAAGTGAAACAGATGAGGTTGAAATAGCTTCCAATAATCCTACAGTAAGTGAATCTGAAGATTCTACTGAAGAAAAAACTGAAGAACCACAGGCTGACGCAACGGAAAGTCAGGAAGGTTCTAAATCCAAAAAAGAAGTTAAGCTCAATACGGAAGAAGATTTATCAGAAAAATCTGATGATGAAGACGAAGAGGAAGAGGAGCACGAAGATGTTGATTACAGCAACCTGAATAAAGAGGAATTAGTTGCTGCTATTCGTGAATTGTCACAGAGCTCGAATTTTATCAAAGCAGAACGTAAAGCGCGCGAGATAAAACCTTATTTCGATGAAATTAAAGATAAGGAAAGACAAGCTGCGCTAGATAAATTCATTGCCGATGGTGGTGAAGAAGCAGATTTTGATTTCAAGAATGATGAATTGACCGATCGCTTTGAAGCGAATTACAAGCTTATCCGCGATCATAAAATACAATACGTTAAGGATCAGGAGAATCGCAAAGATGCGAACCTGAAGAAAAAACAGGAGATTTTAGAAAAACTCAGAGAGTTTGTTGATTCTGAGGAGACCAATATTGAATTCAATGCATTTAAGGCCATTCAAAACGAGTGGAAGGAGGTAGGTCCTGTACCGGGAGCTTATGCCAAAACCTTATGGGCTAATTACAATGCGCTGGTTGACAGATTCTATGACAATAGGCACATCTACTTTGAGTTAAAAGAACTTGATAGAAAGAAAAACCTTGAATCCAAGCTTGAGCTGTGTGAAAAGGCAGAAGCACTATCAAAAGTTGAAAACGTAAGTCAGGCTATTAAAGACCTGAATGACTTGCACCATGAATTTAAACACATAGGCCCTGTACCTAACGATGAGCGTGAGCCTCTATGGCAGCGATTTAAAGCTGCTTCTGATGCCGTGTATGATCGTAGGAAGGATTTTATTGAAGGGCTGAAGGAAGAGTTAGAAGCCAATTTGGTTGTAAAAGAGGAGCTGGCCAAGCAAGTTCAGGAATTCACTCAATTTGATTCTGACAGAATTAAGGAGTGGAACAAGAAAACCAAAGAACTTCAGGAGATTCAAAAGAAATGGGAAGCTACTGGTGGTTTACCACGGGCTAAAGCCAAAGAAATAAATAAGACTTTCTGGTCTGCATTTAAAACATTTTTCAACAATAAAGGGCAGTTCTTTAAAAAGCTCGACAGCATGCGCGAGGGCAACCTTGAGAAGAAAAAAGAGCTTTTAGAAAAGGCAAATGAGCTGAAGACCAGCACGGAGTGGCAGAAAACCGCCAATGAGTTGAAAAAGCTTCAAAATCAATGGCGTGAAATTGGGCCTGTTCCTGAAAAGTTCAGAGAATCCGTTTATCGTGAGTTTAAAGAAGCATGTGACTATTTCTTCGATCAAAAAAGAGCGCAACTTGGGGAAGCAGAGAAAGATTTTTCTGAAAACCTGAAGAAGAAAGAAGCCATTTGCGAAGAGATTGTAAAACTGGCCGAAAATAAGACTTCTGACCTCGATAAGTTCAGAGAGTTGCAGGATCAGTTTAATGAAATAGGGTTTGTTCCTAAAAATGCCATTTCAAAAATTAAGAGTAAATGGTCTGAAGCGGTTGATAAGTTTATCAATAGCATTGAAGGTATTACGAATGAAGAGAGGCAAAAAATTAGAATTGAAAACCAGATCAATAAATTAAAATCAGGGCCTAATGCCAGCGACAAGATTTATAGAAAAGAGCAAACGATAAGAAAACAAATAGGCCAGTTGGAGAACGACATAGCCGTTTGGAAAAACAATATGGAATTCTTTGCTAACTCTAAAACGGCAGATAAACTCAAAGGTGAATTTGAGACAAAAATAGACGCTGCAAGCAAGGAGTTGAAAGGGTTAAAAAGCCAACTGAGAATTGTAAGAGAATACTCTTAA
- a CDS encoding YqgE/AlgH family protein: MDFFKFKNDLKPEKGKLLISEPFLPDPNFERTVVLMCEHNEEGSFGFILNKPSTVNLEDIMEDIHDFPEPVHIGGPVQQDTLHFIHKADYLEGGVDLGNGLYWGGNFEQLLILIDTKKIKAEDFKFFVGYSGWSSGQLQEELDANSWIVTPNATSALVFDHDSEALWKRVLKGLGGRYNVYSNYPTDPRLN, encoded by the coding sequence ATGGATTTTTTTAAGTTTAAAAATGACCTAAAGCCGGAGAAGGGCAAATTATTAATTTCAGAGCCTTTTCTTCCTGACCCTAATTTTGAGCGCACCGTTGTGCTCATGTGTGAGCATAATGAAGAAGGTTCTTTTGGGTTTATTTTAAACAAACCAAGCACAGTTAATCTTGAAGACATTATGGAAGACATTCATGACTTTCCGGAGCCTGTGCACATTGGTGGACCTGTGCAGCAAGATACATTACACTTTATTCACAAAGCAGATTACCTGGAAGGAGGTGTAGATTTAGGCAACGGGCTCTATTGGGGCGGTAATTTTGAGCAATTATTAATTTTAATAGATACAAAAAAGATTAAAGCAGAAGATTTTAAATTCTTCGTTGGTTATTCGGGGTGGTCTTCAGGCCAGCTGCAGGAAGAACTTGATGCTAACTCATGGATTGTAACACCGAATGCCACAAGCGCCTTGGTATTCGATCATGATTCAGAAGCACTCTGGAAGCGAGTTCTAAAAGGTTTGGGCGGGCGTTATAACGTCTATTCAAATTATCCTACTGACCCAAGACTAAATTGA
- the miaE gene encoding tRNA-(ms[2]io[6]A)-hydroxylase, translated as MKFSIELESKSSQEWVDAVMNDFDTFLQDHADCERKASAMAMSFVAKFPDRVEIIPELIETAVEELEHFQQVYEIMEKRGVRLPTKMGQDMYVKELVDNCRSDVENRFMDRLLLASIVECRGAERFRLVYENLPEGDLKKFYHNLWASEAKHGNIFVKMALNYFDEDDVYNRLKELNKIEAEILSKQPIKAALH; from the coding sequence ATGAAATTTAGTATTGAGTTGGAAAGTAAGAGCTCACAGGAATGGGTAGATGCTGTGATGAATGATTTTGATACCTTTCTTCAGGATCATGCCGATTGTGAGCGCAAGGCCTCTGCCATGGCCATGAGCTTTGTTGCTAAATTTCCGGACAGGGTAGAAATTATTCCGGAGCTCATAGAAACAGCCGTAGAGGAACTGGAGCATTTCCAACAGGTATATGAAATCATGGAAAAGAGAGGCGTGAGACTTCCCACCAAAATGGGGCAGGATATGTACGTGAAAGAACTGGTAGATAACTGCAGGTCTGACGTAGAAAATCGTTTTATGGATAGACTTTTACTCGCTTCCATCGTAGAATGTAGAGGAGCCGAACGGTTTAGGCTGGTATACGAGAACCTGCCTGAGGGTGATCTAAAGAAGTTTTATCACAACCTTTGGGCAAGCGAGGCAAAGCACGGAAACATCTTTGTTAAAATGGCTTTAAATTATTTTGATGAAGATGATGTTTATAATAGATTGAAAGAGTTAAATAAAATTGAAGCTGAGATTCTCAGCAAGCAACCAATAAAAGCAGCATTGCATTGA
- the pdxH gene encoding pyridoxamine 5'-phosphate oxidase encodes MNKDISSLRKEYTKLSLDVNDVDKNPLNTFNKWFDEALKSEVIEPNAMSLATVDKNGIPANRIVLLKEVDKGFVFYTNYQSDKGRELEVNPVASINFFWPELERQVRIQGNVEKVSEEMSTKYFQSRPKESQIGAWTSPQSTAIKNRAILEQRAKELAEKYKNDGVLPKPKQWGGYRVNPFHIEFWQGRPSRLHDRISYTLIDNQWKINRLAP; translated from the coding sequence ATGAATAAAGATATTTCTTCACTCAGAAAAGAGTATACTAAGCTGTCGTTAGACGTGAATGATGTAGATAAAAACCCGTTAAACACGTTTAACAAATGGTTTGATGAAGCCTTAAAGTCTGAGGTGATTGAGCCTAATGCTATGAGCCTGGCCACTGTTGATAAAAATGGCATACCAGCTAACCGCATCGTGCTATTAAAAGAAGTGGACAAAGGATTTGTGTTTTACACGAATTATCAAAGCGATAAAGGAAGAGAGCTTGAAGTGAATCCTGTGGCTTCTATTAACTTTTTCTGGCCGGAACTTGAAAGACAGGTTCGTATCCAGGGTAATGTTGAAAAAGTGAGTGAAGAAATGTCTACAAAGTACTTCCAAAGCAGGCCTAAAGAAAGTCAGATTGGCGCCTGGACCTCTCCACAAAGCACAGCAATAAAGAACAGGGCAATCTTAGAACAAAGGGCTAAAGAGCTTGCGGAGAAGTATAAAAATGATGGCGTTTTACCCAAGCCAAAACAATGGGGTGGCTACAGAGTGAACCCTTTCCATATTGAGTTTTGGCAAGGCAGGCCCAGCAGGTTGCATGATCGAATTTCATATACTTTGATAGACAATCAGTGGAAAATCAATAGGTTGGCACCTTGA